From Periophthalmus magnuspinnatus isolate fPerMag1 chromosome 1, fPerMag1.2.pri, whole genome shotgun sequence:
CTTAGAACATAGAAAATTCTAACCAAGTGGTTTTGTGACCACTCAGGGGGAGTGAACTGCATGAGATTCCTCAAAAAAGCATCAATCAAGCAAAATACTACTCCAGGAAAAGTTATAGTTGTGATGCATTAGCTCATTGCTTTATCTACAGAAatatatgtttacatttttttatttccacGTGTTGGACTCACTATGCAGTAAGGTTCACATCACAGGATTTTAGCTACACAGCTTTATGAATGGGCCTTATTCACAAAACATTCTTACAAACTAGATTTAGCTCTGTTTACTTCACTGTTGGATCTGTTTTGTTCACATATACCACACATCATTCACCACAAATACTGCACCATGAACCATGTGAGACGCATCAAGTGTGAGGCCAGTGAATACGCACACAATATGCTCACTTCCCCGGCTGTGttatttttgcttgtttgttgaCCAGAATGGACCGTGTGtttttctgattggctaatggacCTGCATATCACAGATGCAGGATAGAATAATGATTCTAAACTATACGTTAAGTATATGAATGTTATTCTTTGTAGATTTCCTTATTTAATGTACCACTGAAGAAGCAGACGACTGCGCTTTTCTTAAGTTCAGGTTTGGGCTCTATTGTTCACCATTGTGAGGCAGGAATAACACCTTTGAGGAGGTCTGAGTCTTTCTTTGTTCACAGACTTTCATAAAACTTTCAAACCTTTGCACAGTGGCCTACATTATAATTCATACAGACTAGTAGATTGCTTATTCTATAGTTGTAATTTGCATGAAGTTCACCTCTAACCAAAACAAGCCCCTAAATCATCGTCAGAGCGGGGGATTGGtgagtgatgatgatgattagtGAAGAAGGCTGCGTCTCAAGTGATTTTGATGGAAGTTCACTGTGGAGGTCTGTTTCCTGGTTACGGACACATTAGAAagacaaaaaattcaaatgaagACGAgctggaggggggagggggccAATCAGTAAGACGGCACTAATACTATATGGAAAATACAGGGGATAAAGTcgcgttgtgttctgcgtcctgattggctaagggactgtagactatTGTTCATCAATCTCCTcggtgctgtgtctcctgtacagtacagaatgcattcagccaaatttacataaatgtcggatggcagtgtgactctaaagtgctgtgtgtttgcaagttttctccccgacaaaacccacaatgtcgatgaaacgttctgcaccgacaaatttcagaaacactttggactcaacggaacaacacatttaaagtgatcatcaaGGAAGGGGGATGTAAtgtacaaaggtttgaactttgagagtgtttaaacaagagagaaacgtgagaaaatgttaatgcctgtctgagaaaagtgtataaagtgtgtggtgaggggttttacaatcttaaaacatataataattgtaaaaaaataaagctgattactTTGCGGGTTGTTTTTAGAGCAGAAAACCCCcttgataaatgagggaccattGTATTCgcaaaaaacaacgtattaccATGTTTTGTAAGTTTTGCTGTCagttttgatgctctgagcccgcgctccctttgctctccagagcgctatcacaatacggtcagcgtgcatcccactattgaaactactgcacatctcatcaggtttgtcaagtgcttgtgtacagttttataacatgcatttgtatatttatggggaattgtcgtatgggagcatggatgacgtaagATTATGAGCGGAGCATTACACAGAACCGTAAGGAGGCTTCTCTCAGAAGAGATTgctaaaacacttaaacatgaatgacacctaaaacctcttcaggcatgtttttgatgagggcaAAACTATTTTTGCATAAGAACCCCTTTTTAAATTCACTTTGTTTGGtaacatttgaattttaaaaaggtGAAGAGTTACATGCAACAGTGAACACCGATAAGAGATGGAGAATTCTGATGGAGAGttaaaaaacatattgtgcCATCAGTGGTTTGTACTGTGTAGTAGTTAAAGGCGATGTATcacttttttcatgtaataaagtaatttgtgtcgccccagtacagatatttgtATATGCAGCTCTTGGGACTGTTGATTGTGTGAAAGAGGGTCATTACTGAGTGTTCTGGCATTTTGTACCAGGTAATTTGCTGGGATCTATGTGTGAATGGGGTGTATGTAAAAGGATACATTCTTACCATATCCATCCACAGATCCTCCTTTGAATTCTCCTTCAAACCTCATGCCGTCGAATCGAGTGAACACACCGACGCCTTGAAATTTCCCCTGCAGAAACTCACCTTCGTATCTGCAACGAGAAACACTCAAATAAAAATGGACCATTgtgctggaggagagaggaatgcCTTTAAGTTTCAACAAGATTTGTGCATTAACCCTATCAACGTAAGGAATCTCAATAGAAGAAGCGAGTGCAATCTTTTTGATAGATGGTATGGTGGTGATGGAGATAGAGGGTTTCAAGGTTCTTTAAGTAACTatctttttattaaaatgtacataagagaaaaaaaatctatataagaTCTAACCATAAAAATCATGAAATGCACACTCCAAAAAAGTTATAGTATACTACTGaaattttattacttttacttttttatttgttttagtaaCTTTTGTGTCTATTCTCACGAAATACCAAAATCtgatttcacattttgtctgtCCGATTACATTAGCTCAAATTTCATGAATCCGGTGTTACTCAGTACTGAAAAGTagtttttctcaaatacttcTAAATACTCTTACTTAAGAATTATTTGGATCCCTTACTTTtgacttctacttgagtaataacattttaaagtattGTTGATCTCATTTAAATGCTAAATTGGCTACTCTGCCCTCCTCAGATAGTTGGTTTAGGGATCATTTGTTTTTGACTAACACAATAACTCGAGTCAAATCAAGTTGAACATTTTGAATTCAAGTACATTTAACTCATCTATTCAGTTTTTGCAGtgtacatggttaaaagtttgaTCTTGTGTCCAATTATATCCTTTGAGAGCATATTTGATAAAAAGAAAATGACTTCAAACATGTTAaacttcaaacttcaaaatgtcttCAACCAAGGCTGAAAACATGGCAGCACTAAACGCACATCAAAAGGTGCAAATGCCATTGAAAACAGCGCGGTGAAGACAGGAGTTATTTACGTCTTGTATTAATTgtagaaacttttttttttctttatgtgcGCCAAAGTTTATTCTCTGAAGGCGGCACCTGTCACCACTTTTTGACACCTTTTTTAACTCGGAGTCTGACgctaaagaagaaacaaaacatgatttcATCGCTAAGAGGGAGGTGTTTACTGAAGGAGAAAGTttggagaaaataaaacaaagaaatgctAATTTAAAATCATGTTCAAACAAAGGAAGAGGTTATGTTCATTTTACACACATTGTTGTCagaatttcagatggagggcaggggccatGGGGGAGATAGAataatttgtgattatttgtttttactttggTCCAAATTTAGTTTATTAATTTTCTAGCAGAACAATCAGAAATCTAATCACACAATATGATCCAATGTTATTGTCATGTTATGAAGGtatagtgaaaaaaaatcatttcactattttgtgcTGGCAGTGAAGACGAGTGAGAGAAATATTAGCTacaaacaaggtcaaaacaatTCTCCCGTAGAACACCGACCTGCGCTTGGGctccattttaaaatattgactCTTTTGTGTGCCACGTGAATGTGATTTATTAGAAATATATTGAGGGACAAACTCATTTCTGCTTTTAGCTCTGATCTAGAAAAAAATGTGTGGCCCAAACCTGGATCCATCTGGAAAGAGCAGAATGCCACAGCCGTTGAAGAGACCGTTCTCAAACTGTCCAGTGAAACACGTCCCATCACTGAAGGTCAGCTGACCCAAACCATGACGCAGACCTGGGGGGGCAGACGACAGGTTTAGCCACTCAATGATCTGAATATTACTCTGGTGCAATGAGTAGCTTATTGAAAAGAAAAGGATTGGTGTAGGTACAGATGAAGGGGGTCTATAGATTGGCCCGTCAGGTTAAATGCTGTATATTGTTCACTAAACGAtaactggaacaatattttggtGGTGTGTGTGCAAAAGTAAGGagatttttgttacttttgttgTAATACCATCAGATTTGAGCCGTTGAGGGTTGAATAAGCAACTTGCGCTGAGGTGGCTGATGATTCggctgctgcggtggagatgGGTACTTCATAACAAATGTCTCAAAGTGAAGGAATATGAGAGTAATGAACCTGTACTGCGACTACTTACAgtatgtaataataacacataaaaATGGATATATAGAAAGAAAAAGGCAAAGTTTATGCttgagttttatgttttatgcgATCTAAGAGTGGGCTATataccaaaaaatgtatatcacGATTTTCTTGGAGGCATATCAAGATTTTTATCGCAGTTCATATAAAATCATTATAGTTAGAAGAAGGTAGAAGAGGTAACTaaagtcatctgcttcttctgaatgTTCACTATTTAATGCAATTGGTAAAATCAGTTTGTCACCAACTCAGAGCATTACTGAGGCTGGCCAATAGGAGGTGTCTGTGTTTAAGCTGCATTCAAGAGGAAATTAATGATTCGTGTTGACCAAACCTGCATATCGTCTCAGGAGATACGATTACACATTACAATCTGACTGTTATCGCAATATCGCCCAGTCCTATGATCTAAATGATAAATGTTGTTAACCCCTTACAATTTGGGtgcattttggtgaaattgcctttgttctgacctctccaaattaaaatgatgacCTCAGAAGTATACAGTATACACAGGTTTGTGGTCTTTGTAGTGGTAACAGCCAATAGTTTTATCCAGAGGTGTCAGGTTCACTGTAAGTATGTCTGggaagcatttatacactttggaacacactcATCCTTTcctacattttgtttgttgttaaaatgaaagctgcagtagggagctggggAGAAAAACACACTATATCTTGACAGAAAATATTGGCAACCTCATATTTCAAGTCTGAGGACAATATCTATGAAAATTAgatttttacactcattttatcatattattattattattattattattattattattattattattattagaacccAACATGTGTTTTTAGTATTGAGAAGCAAAGTTGGCACTGCCTGAAGTTTATTACGCCTGAAATTgccaaaagaaatgcaaaaatgtgacggagcagatttcacgtttggaatactttcctgcagcagattggacatgaaGGATCTAACTTATTTTGTGGATATAAAATCTTCACTGTATTATATTCTCTACACCtgtacggaacaaatgagaccaactttctgGGAATATGTTGAAGTTTGACCAGACCAGAGCCCTCAAAGCTAAGTGAAGTCTAAATCCAAATTtttgcttttctgtaaaaatgtctttcctgtcagcattGTGGTGATTGGTTTGCATATTTGAAAAAGACAagtgccgtagctttcatttgatgtgtagattgtttgtgtgggtgatgtagaagtatatgtacattgcGTTAGAGTTGTAAAGTAGGGACGACCCATGACCCGGCCGTGAGCTCTATAACCTGTTGATCACATCCTAAAAATAGTCACATGGTAATCCAATGCATATAGCAAAAGGTAGTTTCACATTTCCATTAGCACTTTGTAAACTAACATACTAAtacaattaaacaaataaaagcaataaattAGATCAAAACGTATTTAAAAAACACTACAGGATGTTAAAGCTTCCATGCTGCATTCTGACAGATATAACTGGCAACCAAATAAATTTACTATTATACATAATCGTCTAAAAAAGAAAGATATATTTAGGATAAGAGGATAAAATAGTACTCAAGCCGATTCTAGCAGTCGACGTGAAATCCCGAGAGGCCTGAAATGTCCAAATGaattgtttcaaaatgtgaCATGCATGAAAAtagaacaataacaaaaatatccaCCAAAAATGTACATACATTTAAGTTGACATGATGAAAACTGAAGTAATATTTGGCACAGCAGGAAGAAAATTCAGTTTGGCAtttgtttgaaatgtgatatagttgtttttgtggagatgcaaagttaaaacataaaagaatTTCAAATGTACAACTTTAAAAGAATATATAGGTCAGTGAAGTCCAtcaaaaatacagcaaaatataactttagagcttcacaaaaacagcagcattgacaaatataaaaatataagaaaaaaatactatctTTCACCTTGACAGCTTGAAGGTTATGGTTAAAACAgagaattcaaaacaaaacaaaaaattcagCAAAACAAGGCTGAATTTCATCAACGTTTTTAAAGTTACCTTCCCAGATCTGTGTCTGAAGTGAAGAAGTTACTTAGATGAGTGTGAAAACGCTCCCTCTAAGTTGTTAATTTATACTGTGACCTCTATATTCACAATTATCGATTAACAGattaatcttgacatccctaaatgaaaatgtaattaaCTAACAAAAGACATCGCACGtgtctttattgaaaaattacagatttttctctgtctctttgcaAAGGCGACAAATGAAGCAAATTAATCATAGTATGAAGTGAGCCGAGGTGTCGGAGGAACAGCAGTGGCATCAAAAATGACATGAAATAATTACCAAACGACAGCAGCCTGTAGTGAGCAGGTGAAAAAGACCTGCTTAAACCTGTGTGACGTTCAGAAGGTGATTTTGACAAAAGGCAAATTGGCAACTCATTACTAAGTGAAATTATTttgtcaatttaaaatgttaatattaatcATTGGTGCTAAAAGATGAGAATTTCCTGTTCGCTTTTACAAAGAGAGGTGAGAGTGAGACACAGGGGGTTTCTTTGTGCAAGaagtaatttgaaaaaaaaaaaaaatcatcctaCCCAAGGGTAACagattttttcagattttttttagcaaaattattcttgccccagtacaactATGAGCAGGTCTCGAggtataaaataaaaagcagtgtgctgtctgcatttaattataaagtgttttattatcagaTAATAAGGAAGTGTgcactagttgttgttagttttactgtgacagcaaaactatGGTCTCTCCTCTGAGAGTTATGAAAAGCACCTATGAACATCGTGGGGAATAATTCAGATGCTTcaataagtgaggaataagtatGGACCActataaactgtttaaaatgaactatagttctgtttttttttacattttgaagactgTATGAattaggtacagcacctttaataaagATTACAAATGAGATGCTGTAATGTTTTCTGTGTTCTGTAATTATTAGGACCCATACACGAATGTACGAAGGGCGCCTGTCAGCGACTCGTCCAGCTCACAGCCTAAACCTCACACGTATATCAAACATTTTGAGGAAAATCACAACAATCTAGTAGTAAACAataacatacacacatgtaacagGTATCAGAAATTTGAGTTTGGTGAGCTCCaaccctgtctctaagggagcacccaggcACCCTACCTCTTGTATCaccgatcttgtcctttcggttatTACCCAAAACTCATGACCatagggtaggaacatagactgtccggtaaatcgagaactttgcctttcaactcagctccttctttactgCAACAGTTTGATACAGCAActacatcactgcagatgctgcaccgatccgcctgtcaatctcacactctttcacacactttcctcactcatgaaaaagagcccgagatacttgaactcatCCACTTGAGGCAGGAACTCTCCAGCCACCTGGAAAGGACAAGCCCCCTTTGTCcaggtcgagaaccatggccttggatttggaggagcacGTGAAtgaactgtctgcatctattttGAACTATCTGCGTCTATTTATGTCACGTCAACCAATCAGGGACTGTGTTTTGATAGTGACATAAGATctatataatgttgttgttattgtcatGTGAATAGTTTGGTTTACAGgtttaaaataaatcatatctcaAATCATTTACATACATATGTGTCCTTTAGGTCTGTTTTATTGTCAAATTGTAATATTCAGTAAATATATACCTATATATTAGATGGTAACAAAATGCAATTGTGCAAGTATatcatgttgtgaagaaaatattcttatcatatgtctttaaatgcatttggtctgtgtcagtctgtcagacacagaccagacattaatatatgtgaaggctctgtctccatcacACAAGAAACTCTGTGTTGTTCTACtcgtctaagtgtaaaagttcattatcttatgggtgtgaaacaaaagtcactctgctttgaaatgtatgtagctttgtcattctggtataaatactcagagctcagatgctcagagAGACTAAGGACCAGGGAGAGAGATGCTCTAGgggagagactcagagagacttgGGACACTGCAAGGCTACCAGTCTGTAAAgtagaataaaccttttttgtatttcaaaactcactcagacttcgcaaatggattatttattgtaatttttccatAACATAGACCAAGTCTGccatttttcaaaatgaaaacaacagaaGCAGAGGACATCGCACAGCCGCAGTTGATCCTTCTGGAGTACACGGAGCACACAGAGCGAATCTACTTGCGTGATCAAATTCCCAAACTCAAGTGTCCTTGATGCACAAA
This genomic window contains:
- the LOC117375157 gene encoding MORN repeat-containing protein 4-like — encoded protein: MTLTRGSFTYSNGEEYHGEWKEGLRHGLGQLTFSDGTCFTGQFENGLFNGCGILLFPDGSRYEGEFLQGKFQGVGVFTRFDGMRFEGEFKGGSVDGYGALTFCDSGPGGVHEGLFESSQLTRREACPTVVQRAQAAAAKARVLAM